A part of Aegilops tauschii subsp. strangulata cultivar AL8/78 chromosome 2, Aet v6.0, whole genome shotgun sequence genomic DNA contains:
- the LOC109738097 gene encoding 4-coumarate--CoA ligase-like 9 — translation MGDAAIAVMEEEGEQEHIFRSRFPPVAVPDGVTVPDFVLAGAEAYADKVALVEAAPGGRSYTYGEVARDVARFARALRSVGIRKGHVVVVALPNLAVYPVVSLGVMAAGAIFSGVNPRSLAAEIRKQVEDSEARLVVANEVAYDKVKDVGVPVIGIGEQGLMAGAISWDELLAAADRTGPPVVPLEPVQQSDLCALPYSSGTTGVSKGVMLSHRNLVSNLCSSMFAVGTELLGQVVTLGLMPFFHIYGITGICCATLRHKGTVVVMDRFDLRTFLGALVAHRVMFAPVVPPVMLAMVKNPIADEFDLSGLALKSVMTAAAPLAPDLLAAFQRKFPGVQVEEAYGLTEHSCITLTHAGDDPEKGHIAKRNSVGFILPNLEVKFVDPDTGRSLAKNTPGELCVRSQCVMQGYYRKKEETERTIDAKGWLHTGDIGYIDDDGDVFIVDRIKELIKYKGFQVAPAELEAILLSHPSVEDAAVFGLPDEEAGEIPVSCVVRRSGAAESEADIMAYVASRVASYKKLRMLYLVDAIPKSVSGKILRRQLRDEFINMIKPAAA, via the exons ATGGGTGACGCGGCCATCGCCGTcatggaggaggagggggagcagGAGCACATCTTTCGGAGCAGGTTCCCGCCAGTGGCCGTGCCGGATGGCGTCACCGTGCCGGACTTCGTGCTGGCGGGCGCAGAGGCCTACGCCGACAAGGTCGCCCTTGTGGAGGCCGCTCCCGGCGGCCGGTCCTACACCTACGGCGAGGTGGCCCGTGACGTCGCGCGGTTCGCCAGGGCTCTGCGATCCGTGGGCATCCGGAAGGGCCACGTCGTGGTGGTCGCGCTCCCGAACCTCGCCGTGTACCCCGTGGTGTCCCTCGGTGTGATGGCCGCCGGGGCGATCTTCTCCGGCGTGAACCCCCGCTCCCTCGCCGCCGAGATCAGGAAACAGGTGGAGGACTCCGAGGCCAGGCTTGTGGTCGCCAACGAGGTCGCTTACGACAAGGTGAAGGACGTGGGCGTGCCGGTCATCGGTATCGGCGAACAGGGTCTCATGGCCGGCGCGATAAGCTGGGACGAGCTCCTCGCCGCGGCGGACCGCACCGGCCCGCCGGTGGTTCCGCTGGAACCGGTGCAGCAGTCCGACCTGTGCGCGCTGCCGTACTCGTCCGGCACAACCGGGGTGTCTAAAGGCGTGATGCTGAGCCACCGCAACCTGGTGTCCAACCTCTGCTCGTCGATGTTCGCCGTCGGGACGGAGCTGCTGGGGCAGGTGGTGACGCTGGGCCTCATGCCGTTCTTCCACATCTACGGCATCACCGGCATCTGCTGCGCGACTCTGCGGCACAAGGGCACGGTGGTGGTGATGGACCGGTTCGACCTGCGGACGTTCCTGGGCGCGCTGGTTGCGCACCGGGTGATGTTCGCGCCCGTGGTGCCGCCGGTGATGCTGGCCATGGTGAAGAACCCCATCGCCGACGAGTTCGACCTCTCCGGGCTGGCCCTCAAGTCCGTGATGACCGCGGCGGCGCCGCTAGCGCCGGACCTCCTGGCGGCCTTCCAGAGGAAGTTCCCCGGCGTGCAGGTGGAGGAGGCGTACGGGCTGACCGAGCACAGCTGCATCACGCTGACGCACGCCGGCGACGACCCGGAGAAGGGGCACATCGCCAAGAGGAACTCGGTGGGATTCATCCTGCCCAACCTGGAGGTGAAGTTCGTGGACCCCGACACCGGGCGGTCCCTGGCAAAGAACACGCCAGGGGAGCTGTGCGTCCGGAGCCAGTGCGTGATGCAGGGCTACTACAGGAAGAAAGAGGAGACGGAGCGCACCATCGACGCCAAGGGCTGGCTGCACACCGGGGACATCGGCTACATCGACGACGACGGCGACGTCTTCATCGTCGACCGGATCAAGGAGCTGATCAAGTACAAGGGTTTTCAG GTTGCTCCTGCGGAGTTGGAGGCCATACTCCTGTCCCATCCTTCGGTCGAAGATGCAGCCGTCTTCGG ACTGCCGGACGAGGAGGCTGGTGAGATCCCGGTATCGTGCGTGGTGCGGCGGAGTGGCGCGGCGGAGAGCGAGGCGGACATCATGGCGTACGTGGCCTCGCGTGTAGCCTCGTACAAGAAGCTCCGGATGCTGTACCTCGTGGACGCCATCCCCAAGTCGGTTTCCGGCAAGATCCTGCGGAGGCAACTCAGGGACGAGTTCATCAACATGATCAAACCCGCAGCTGCTTAA